One Setaria viridis chromosome 3, Setaria_viridis_v4.0, whole genome shotgun sequence DNA window includes the following coding sequences:
- the LOC117848748 gene encoding uncharacterized protein, whose protein sequence is MGEEAKYLETARADRSVWLMKCPPVVSRAWQAASASSSSDAANPNPVVAKVVLSLDLLSTEEPSLQATEEPSLQFKMELAQTNNAGNTPKSYSLNMFQDFVPMCVFSESNQGKLSCEGKVEHKFDMEPHSDNLVNYGKLCRERTQKYMVKSRQVQVLDNDHGMSMRPLPGMVGLIPSGSKEKKKPTPTKPSDVKRTRRDRTEMENIIFKLFERQPNWALKALVQETDQPEQFLKEILNDLCVYNKRGPNQGTHELKPEYKKSTGDTDAA, encoded by the exons ATGGGCGAGGAGGCCAAGTACCTGGAGACGGCGCGGGCCGACCGCTCCGTCTGGCTCATGAAGTGCCCCCCGGTCGTCTCCCGCGCCTGGcaggccgcctccgcctcgtcctcctccgacgccgccaACCCCAACCCCGTCGTCGCCAAGGTCGTCCTCTCCCTGGACCTGCTCAGCACCGAAGAGCCTTCCCTCCAGGCAACCGAAGAGCCTTCCCTCCAG TTCAAGATGGAGTTGGCTCAAACTAATAATGCTGGCAATACACCTAAAAGCTACTCTTTGAATATGTTCCAAGATTTCGTGCCTATGTGTGTTTTCTCTGAATCGAACCAAG GGAAACTTTCGTGCGAAGGAAAAGTCGAGCATAAATTCGACATGGAACCTCACAGTGATAATTTGGTGAACTATGGAAAGTTATGCCGTGAAAGGACACAAAAATATATGGTTAAATCTAGACAAGTGCAG GTACTTGACAATGACCATGGAATGAGCATGAGACCACTGCCTGGCATGGTTGGTCTAATACCTTCTGGTTCAAAG gagaagaagaagccaaCACCAACCAAACCATCTGATGTGAAAAGAACTCGTAGGGATCGCACGGAAATGGAAAATATTATATTCAAGCTTTTTGAAAGGCAGCCTAATTGGGCACTAAAGGCGCTAGTGCAAGAAACTGACCAGCCAGAG CAATTCCTGAAGGAGATACTGAATGATCTCTGCGTATACAACAAACGAGGACCGAACCAGGGGACGCATGAGCTCAAGCCAGAATACAAGAAGTCCACCGGCGACACTGATGCTGCTTGA
- the LOC117848749 gene encoding single-stranded DNA-binding protein, mitochondrial — translation MSHASTGLLKGLRRVLEQHRISTVFCRQSRAWSSTVSFSDLDEKGDMDIDDDYTDSKRELQPHSVDPKKGWAFRGVHRAIICGKVGQVPVQKILRNGRTVTVFTVGTGGMFDQRVIGPEDLPKPAQWHRIAVHNDRLGAYVVQKLVKNSAVYVEGDIETRVYNDSINDQVRNIPEICVRRDGKIRLVKSGDSAANISLDGLREGLF, via the exons ATGAGCCATGCCAGCACTGGATTGCTGAAAGGCTTGAGGAGGGTCTTAGAACAGCACAGGATTTCAACTG TTTTCTGCAGACAATCAAGAGCTTGGAGTTCTACTGTGTCTTTTTCTGACCTTGATGAGAAGGGTGATATGGACATTGACGATGATTATACAGATTCAAAGAGAGAGTTACAGCCTCATAGTGTAGATCCCAAAAAGGGTTGGGCATTCCGCGGCGTGCACAGG GCTATCATCTGCGGCAAAGTTGGACAAGTGCCTGTGCAAAAAATTTTAAGGAATGGACGTACAGTAACTGTTTTTACCGTTGGAACTGGTGGTATGTTTGACCAGAGGGTAATTGGGCCTGAGGATTTACCCAAGCCAGCTCAGTGGCATCGAATAGCTGTTCATAATGACCGCCTAGGTGCTTATGTTGTCCAGAAGCTGGTGAAGAA TTCTGCAGTCTATGTTGAGGGTGACATTGAAACCAGGGTCTACAATGACAGCATTAATGATCAAGTCAGAAACATACCTGAGATATGTGTACGACGTGATG GCAAAATTCGTTTGGTTAAATCTGGGGACAGTGCTGCTAACATATCATTAGATGGGCTCA GAGAAGGGCTGTTCTAG
- the LOC117849061 gene encoding uncharacterized protein, protein MDIESARCACCGLKEDCTQEYIDNVKGNFGGKWLCGLCSEAVRDELSKDRNSQDGIEEAIKAHKEFCRMPLSSPAVRVADGMKQMLRRRSGDKMRPATPSKARQL, encoded by the coding sequence ATGGACATTGAATCGGCGAGGTGTGCTTGCTGTGGCCTCAAAGAGGACTGCACCCAGGAATACATAGATAATGTCAAGGGCAACTTTGGAGGGAAATGGCTTTGTGGCTTATGCTCAGAGGCTGTAAGGGATGAACTCAGTAAAGACAGGAACAGCCAGGATGGAATTGAAGAGGCTATCAAGGCTCATAAGGAATTCTGCAGGATGCCGCTGTCAAGCCCAGCAGTTCGGGTAGCTGATGGAATGAAGCAGATGCTCAGGAGGAGGTCAGGGGACAAGATGAGGCCAGCAACACCGTCAAAGGCACGTCAACTGTAG
- the LOC117847884 gene encoding signal recognition particle subunit SRP54 2 — MVLAQLGGSIAGALARMGKATVVDEKVLAECLNEISRALLQADVRFETVRDVKANIKTTANLDALAAGTDKRRVIQKAVVGELCRMLDPGKPSFTPSKGKPSVVMFVGLQGSGKTTTCTKYADYYRRKGFSPALVCADTFRAGAFDQLKQNASKAKIPFYGSYIESDPVKIAVEGVDRFRKEKCDLIIVDTSGRHKQEAALFEEMRQVSEATKPNLVIFVMDGSIGQAAFDQAQAFKQSASVGAVIVTKMDGHAKGGGALSAVAATKSPVIFIGTGEHIPDFEVFDVKPFVSRLLGMGDLSGLMDKIQDVMPADQLPELVDNLTGGFTLRLLYQMFQNLHSMGPLGQLFSMIPGLSAQFIEKGKEKEGQAKIKRYMTIMDSMTEKELDNTNPKLMNESRINRIARGSGRLVKEVVDMLEEHKRIAKMWNKLPINNKRLNMNNRNSLKPLLNALPPNMLNQLGGLNGLQNMVKQMGAQRR, encoded by the exons ATGGTGCTCGCGCAGCTGGGCGGGAGCATCGCCGGCGCGCTGGCGCGGATGGGCAAGGCCACCGTCGTGGACGAGAAGGTGCTCGCGGAGTGCCTCAACGAGATCTCGCGCGCGCTCCTGCAGGCCGACGTCCGCTTCGAGACGGTGCGCGACGTCAAGGCCAACATCAAGACCACCGCCAACCTCGACGCGCTCGCCGCGGGCACCGACAAGCGCCGCGTCATACAGAAG GCCGTTGTGGGTGAGCTATGCAGAATGCTGGATCCAGGGAAGCCGTCCTTCACGCCCAGCAAAGGGAAGCCCAGCGTCGTCATGTTCGTCGGCTTGCAGG GTTCTGGGAAAACCACAACCTGTACAAAGTACGCAGATTATTATCGGCGGAAGGGGTTTAGCCCTGCACTTGTTTGCGCTGATACATTCCGAGCTGGTGCTTTTGATCAGTTGAAACAGAATGCATCGAAAGCCAAGATACCGTTCTACGGAAGCTACATCGAATCAGATCCGGTGAAAATTGCTGTTGAGGGTGTAGATAGATTCAGGAAAGAGAAGTGTGATCTCATAATTGTTGATACAAGTGGACGCCACAAGCAGGAAGCTGCTCTCTTTGAAGAAATGCGCCAAGTTTCTGAAGCTACG AAACCAAACCTAGTGATATTTGTGATGGATGGTAGTATTGGTCAGGCTGCATTTGATCAGGCACAAGCATTTAAACAGAGTGCTTCGGTTGGTGCTGTGATTGTTACAAAAATGGATGGTCATGCAAAAGGCGGGGGTGCACTTAGCGC GGTTGCAGCTACAAAAAGCCCGGTCATATTTATTGGAACTGGAGAGCATATTCCAGACTTTGAGGTTTTCGATGTGAAACCATTTGTTAGTCGCCTGTTAG GCATGGGAGACTTGTCTGGCTTGATGGACAAGATCCAGGATGTTATGCCTGCTGATCAACTTCCAGAACTGGTGGATAACCTGACTGGAGGTTTCACTCTCAGACTTCTGTACCAGATGTTCCAGAATCTCCATAGTATGGGTCCTCTTGGGCAG CTCTTCTCTATGATACCTGGGCTTAGTGCCCAGTTTattgaaaaaggaaaggaaaaggaaggccAAGCAAAGATTAAGCGGTACATGACTATCATGGACTCCATGACGGAAAAAG AGCTTGACAACACGAACCCAAAGTTGATGAACGAGTCGCGAATCAACCGGATCGCTCGGGGATCTGGCAGGCTTGTGAAGGAAGTGGTGGACATGCTGGAAGAACACAAGCGAATTGCCAAAATGTGGAACAAATTGCCGATCAACAACAAGAGACTAAATATGAATAACCGTAACTCATTAAAGCCGTTACTCAATGCCCTCCCTCCAAATATGCTGAATCAGCTGGGTGGCCTAAATGGGCTGCAGAATATGGTGAAACAGATGGGGGCTCAAAGAAGATGA